From Pseudarthrobacter equi, a single genomic window includes:
- a CDS encoding rhamnogalacturonan lyase, which yields MNPSKAPARLLSVATLGLALTVGCLAAPAAAVGPSPSKPGNPGIQLDYLDRGLVAAGTSEGVFLSWRLLGNEATGSSATGLTGTDFNVYRDGQKLATVTDSTNYQDPAGTAASKYQVRAVVGGVELDESATATSWGGNFKDIPLKKPADGTTPTGQAYTYSANDTSVGDVDGDGQYEFIVKWDPNNSKDVSQVGYTGNTYVDTYKADGTLLHRIDLGVNIRSGAHYTQMLVNDFDGDGRAELMMKTAPGTKTTNYNADGSVAAESFITMLRSDINAGYSNSDDYRMSAADYYQHMVKAFQGWTEHPEVKAGNWPATLEEAFGIAPKYKYPLSQADAEALTDYFMDVYAPSRSARNNLRAFEGFIVSGPEYLTVFEGATGKELKTVAYQPGRTDDGMMWGDYAMARIEPGNRVDRFLAGVAYLDGKKPAAVFARGYYTRTTLATYTWDGANLSPVWNVDSGWTPMTNPFNDSPHGRDGTDPTYGKLTTQGFHSLSAADVDGDGKQEIVYGSATLDDDGSLLYSSFDTLPAGSATPGEEARLGHGDAMHVADIDPNRPGKEIFTVHEGATYAPYGYAMRDAATGEVLFGAYSGKDTGRGMIGDVDPSVPGLENWAIGMQSADGRKLSSTSPGTNMSIRWAANMTTQIVNGSGDQTPTIDDWTRGRLLTADGTRTNNGTKGTPSLVADILGDWREELVVRTADSSALRIYLSTEVTGHKLYTLMHDPQYRAEVARQNTTYNQPSYTDFYLASDMKFGNVPLRAAWLPGSVKALQNAVEDLVESGEIAGPVASQLTAATQQAQKAVEDRDAAKAGQAIQRFVKFLAQQKNPDKVSDTARAVLNHNAGNVLRAFEK from the coding sequence ATGAATCCCTCCAAGGCTCCCGCACGCCTCCTGTCGGTCGCCACTCTCGGGCTGGCACTCACCGTTGGCTGCCTCGCAGCCCCTGCTGCCGCCGTCGGGCCTTCCCCCTCCAAGCCCGGCAATCCGGGAATCCAGCTCGACTACCTGGACCGCGGCCTGGTGGCTGCGGGGACGTCCGAAGGGGTGTTCCTCAGCTGGCGCCTGCTCGGCAACGAGGCCACCGGGTCCTCCGCGACGGGCCTCACGGGCACTGACTTCAACGTGTACCGGGACGGGCAGAAGCTGGCGACGGTCACGGACAGCACCAACTACCAGGACCCCGCCGGGACCGCCGCGTCGAAGTACCAGGTGAGGGCCGTCGTCGGCGGCGTCGAACTGGACGAAAGCGCCACCGCAACCTCCTGGGGCGGCAACTTCAAGGACATCCCGCTGAAGAAGCCGGCCGACGGCACCACGCCCACCGGCCAGGCCTACACCTACTCGGCCAACGACACCTCCGTGGGCGATGTGGACGGCGATGGCCAGTACGAGTTCATCGTCAAGTGGGACCCCAACAACTCCAAGGACGTCTCGCAGGTGGGCTACACCGGCAATACGTATGTGGACACCTACAAGGCCGACGGCACGCTCCTCCACCGGATCGACCTGGGCGTCAACATCCGCTCCGGTGCCCACTACACCCAGATGCTGGTCAACGATTTCGACGGCGACGGCCGGGCCGAGCTGATGATGAAGACCGCGCCGGGCACCAAGACCACCAACTACAACGCGGACGGCAGCGTGGCCGCGGAATCGTTCATCACCATGCTCCGGTCCGATATCAATGCCGGGTACTCGAACAGCGACGACTACCGGATGAGCGCGGCGGACTACTACCAGCACATGGTGAAGGCCTTCCAGGGCTGGACGGAGCACCCCGAGGTCAAGGCCGGGAACTGGCCGGCCACCCTCGAAGAAGCCTTCGGCATCGCGCCGAAGTACAAGTACCCGCTGTCCCAGGCCGATGCCGAGGCGCTGACCGACTACTTCATGGACGTCTACGCCCCCTCGCGCAGCGCCCGGAACAACCTTCGCGCGTTCGAAGGATTCATCGTGTCCGGCCCGGAATACCTGACCGTCTTCGAAGGTGCCACGGGTAAGGAACTGAAGACCGTCGCCTACCAGCCGGGCCGGACCGACGACGGCATGATGTGGGGCGACTACGCCATGGCCCGCATCGAACCGGGCAACCGCGTGGACCGGTTCCTCGCCGGCGTCGCCTACCTGGACGGCAAGAAGCCCGCTGCGGTGTTCGCCCGCGGCTACTACACCCGCACCACCCTGGCCACCTACACCTGGGACGGCGCCAACCTCTCCCCCGTATGGAACGTGGACTCGGGCTGGACCCCCATGACCAACCCGTTCAACGACTCCCCGCACGGCCGGGACGGCACGGACCCGACCTACGGCAAGCTCACCACCCAGGGCTTCCACTCCCTGAGCGCCGCCGACGTTGACGGCGACGGCAAGCAGGAGATCGTCTACGGTTCGGCAACGCTCGACGACGACGGGTCGCTTCTGTACAGCTCATTCGACACCCTGCCGGCTGGCAGTGCCACGCCGGGCGAGGAGGCACGCCTGGGCCACGGCGATGCCATGCACGTGGCGGACATCGACCCCAACCGCCCCGGCAAGGAGATCTTCACCGTCCACGAGGGCGCTACTTACGCGCCGTACGGTTACGCCATGCGCGACGCCGCGACGGGTGAGGTGCTGTTCGGTGCCTACTCCGGCAAGGACACGGGACGCGGCATGATCGGCGACGTCGATCCCTCCGTCCCCGGCCTGGAGAACTGGGCGATCGGCATGCAGTCCGCCGACGGCCGCAAGCTTTCCAGCACAAGCCCAGGCACCAACATGAGCATCAGGTGGGCCGCAAACATGACAACCCAGATCGTCAACGGATCCGGCGACCAGACTCCCACCATCGACGACTGGACGCGGGGCCGCCTGCTGACCGCGGACGGCACGCGCACCAACAACGGCACCAAGGGCACCCCCAGCCTGGTGGCGGACATCCTGGGCGACTGGCGCGAAGAACTGGTGGTCCGCACCGCCGACAGCTCCGCATTGCGGATCTACCTAAGCACCGAGGTGACGGGCCACAAGCTCTACACCCTGATGCACGATCCCCAGTACCGTGCCGAGGTGGCCCGCCAGAACACCACGTACAACCAGCCGTCCTATACGGACTTCTACCTCGCCTCGGACATGAAGTTCGGCAACGTCCCGCTGCGCGCCGCGTGGCTTCCGGGCAGCGTGAAGGCACTGCAGAATGCGGTGGAGGACCTCGTGGAATCGGGCGAGATCGCGGGCCCGGTGGCCAGCCAGCTCACCGCGGCTACCCAGCAAGCGCAGAAGGCCGTGGAGGACCGCGACGCCGCCAAGGCAGGGCAGGCCATCCAGCGTTTCGTAAAATTCCTGGCCCAGCAGAAGAACCCGGACAAGGTATCCGACACAGCCAGGGCGGTGCTGAACCATAACGCAGGCAACGTCCTCCGCGCTTTCGAGAAATAG
- a CDS encoding ABC transporter substrate-binding protein: protein MRSSFRAGAVAMMAAAALLTAGCSTGSGTNAVEQNTDPNQKVELTYWAWAPNLDKVVEIWNEKNPNIHVTVNKQDGGDPAITKLLTAVNAGSGAPDLIQAEYQKIPTLVAADALADLSGTEANDTKDTFPEAVWNSVTLGGDALYAVPQDTGPMAFYYRADIFERLGLAVPTTWEEYAAAAKTVHDADPEAYLGTFSSNDAGWFTGMAQQAGASWWAIDGDAWSVKIAEDPTEKVAGYWGGLVEQGTIDNKPMYTPEWNAALNNGKQVGWLSAAWAPGVLSGNAGATAGKWKVAPMPQWDSAKPATGNWGGSSTAVTSQSKNVAAASKFASWLNTDPEAVKALVDVAGIYPADTEGAKTALTKAPEFFSNQPDFYDVVGKAAQSVTSFSYGPNVNVAYNAYNDQFAKAAQAKTKSAFLDAVAGMQQVTVDDLKKTGFTVK from the coding sequence ATGCGCAGCTCATTTCGTGCAGGCGCAGTGGCAATGATGGCCGCAGCGGCCCTGCTTACCGCAGGATGTTCCACAGGTTCGGGCACCAACGCCGTGGAACAGAACACCGATCCCAACCAGAAGGTGGAACTGACCTACTGGGCCTGGGCCCCCAACCTGGACAAGGTGGTGGAAATCTGGAACGAGAAGAACCCCAACATCCACGTCACGGTCAACAAGCAGGACGGCGGCGATCCCGCCATCACCAAACTGCTGACGGCCGTCAACGCCGGTTCCGGCGCGCCGGACCTGATCCAGGCGGAGTACCAGAAGATCCCCACCCTCGTGGCGGCGGACGCGCTGGCAGACCTCTCCGGAACCGAAGCCAACGACACCAAGGACACGTTCCCCGAGGCCGTCTGGAATTCCGTCACCCTCGGTGGCGACGCCCTCTACGCCGTTCCGCAGGACACCGGCCCCATGGCGTTCTACTACCGTGCGGACATTTTCGAGCGCCTGGGCCTCGCCGTCCCCACCACCTGGGAGGAATACGCCGCGGCGGCCAAGACCGTTCACGACGCTGACCCCGAGGCTTACCTGGGCACTTTCTCCTCCAACGACGCCGGCTGGTTCACGGGCATGGCCCAGCAGGCCGGCGCGTCATGGTGGGCCATCGACGGTGACGCGTGGAGCGTCAAGATCGCCGAGGACCCCACAGAAAAGGTGGCCGGCTACTGGGGAGGCCTGGTGGAGCAGGGCACCATCGACAACAAGCCCATGTACACCCCCGAATGGAACGCCGCACTGAATAACGGCAAGCAGGTGGGCTGGCTCAGCGCTGCCTGGGCCCCCGGCGTGCTCTCCGGCAACGCCGGCGCAACTGCCGGCAAGTGGAAAGTTGCCCCCATGCCGCAGTGGGATTCCGCCAAGCCCGCCACCGGCAACTGGGGTGGCTCCTCCACCGCAGTGACATCGCAGTCCAAGAACGTCGCCGCGGCTTCCAAGTTCGCTTCGTGGCTGAATACCGATCCTGAGGCCGTCAAGGCCCTGGTGGACGTGGCCGGCATCTACCCGGCCGACACCGAAGGCGCCAAGACGGCACTGACCAAGGCACCGGAGTTCTTCAGCAACCAGCCCGACTTCTACGATGTGGTGGGCAAAGCTGCGCAGAGCGTCACATCGTTCAGCTACGGCCCCAACGTCAACGTTGCCTACAACGCTTACAACGATCAGTTCGCCAAAGCTGCCCAGGCCAAAACCAAGAGTGCGTTCCTGGACGCCGTGGCCGGCATGCAGCAGGTCACCGTTGACGACCTGAAGAAGACCGGCTTCACAGTCAAGTAG
- a CDS encoding carbohydrate ABC transporter permease → MAATATAPTTAEKTATAGPGTPRKARSFRQRALTPYAMLAPGIVLFLVFMAAPIAYTLVLSFQQKKVSGLGLGKGAQSTVFAGFDNYIRSLTDPEFTASVLRVLTYGAILIPLMLGFALLFALLLDSRRTRAGNFSRTAIFLPYAVPAVISSLLWGFLYLPGVSPFHFVADRLGIALPSLLNPDLITFAIANIALWGGVGFNMIVMYTSLKAVPQEIYEAAKLDGASEIQTALRIKIPIIAPSVVMTALFSMIATLQVFAEPTTLRPLANSLSTSWSPLMLVYRDAFTRNDIYSAAATSIIIALATFAISFLFLRIVQKRAFGQEN, encoded by the coding sequence ATGGCAGCGACAGCGACCGCGCCAACCACGGCGGAGAAGACCGCAACTGCCGGGCCCGGGACTCCCCGAAAGGCCCGGAGCTTCAGGCAGCGCGCCCTGACCCCGTACGCGATGCTGGCGCCTGGCATTGTCCTGTTCCTGGTGTTCATGGCGGCACCGATCGCCTACACCCTGGTGTTGAGCTTCCAACAGAAGAAGGTCAGCGGGCTGGGGCTCGGCAAGGGCGCACAAAGCACAGTGTTTGCCGGGTTCGACAACTACATCCGCTCCCTGACCGACCCCGAGTTCACCGCCAGCGTCCTCCGTGTCCTCACCTACGGCGCCATCCTGATCCCGCTGATGCTCGGCTTCGCCCTGCTCTTCGCCCTCCTCCTGGACTCGCGGCGCACCCGTGCCGGCAACTTTTCCCGCACCGCCATCTTCCTGCCCTATGCCGTGCCGGCCGTCATCAGCTCGCTTCTCTGGGGCTTCCTGTACCTGCCCGGCGTCAGCCCCTTCCACTTCGTGGCGGACAGGCTGGGAATCGCGTTGCCTTCGCTGCTGAACCCGGACCTGATCACCTTTGCCATCGCCAACATCGCCCTGTGGGGAGGCGTGGGCTTCAACATGATCGTCATGTACACCTCACTCAAGGCCGTGCCCCAGGAAATCTATGAGGCCGCCAAACTGGACGGCGCCTCGGAGATCCAGACCGCACTCCGCATCAAGATCCCCATCATTGCCCCCTCAGTGGTCATGACGGCCCTGTTTTCCATGATCGCCACCCTGCAGGTCTTCGCCGAACCCACCACGCTCCGCCCGCTGGCAAACAGCCTCTCCACGAGCTGGTCCCCGCTGATGCTCGTCTACCGGGACGCCTTCACCCGCAATGACATTTACTCCGCGGCCGCCACCAGCATCATCATCGCCCTCGCCACCTTCGCCATTTCCTTCCTCTTCCTGCGCATTGTGCAGAAGCGGGCCTTCGGACAGGAGAACTGA
- a CDS encoding carbohydrate ABC transporter permease, which translates to MSTPTEIREKPSFLSTGILILGALYCLFPVIWVVAAASKSSDELFSTFTFAPSIHLWDNIVELTAYRDGVFWRWMLNTALYAGVGALLSTWVSALSGYVLAKYDFPGKNGVFKVLLMGVLVPGVILAIPQYLMLAQLGLTNTYWSVLLPQIISPYGIYLARIYAAASVPGDVIEAARTEGAKDMYIFNRIALPMMLPGLVTIFLFQFVAIWNNFMLPYIMLGDDKLFPLTVGLNGLLNQGATAPALYTLVLAGALLSIVPLVIMFLFLQRYWRVDLAAGAVKA; encoded by the coding sequence GTGTCCACTCCCACTGAGATCCGCGAGAAGCCGAGCTTCCTTTCCACCGGCATCCTGATCCTCGGGGCGCTGTACTGCCTGTTCCCGGTCATCTGGGTGGTGGCCGCGGCCAGCAAGAGCAGCGACGAGCTCTTCTCAACCTTTACTTTTGCGCCCAGCATCCACTTGTGGGACAACATCGTGGAGCTGACCGCCTACCGGGACGGCGTGTTCTGGCGATGGATGCTCAACACCGCCCTCTACGCCGGCGTGGGAGCCCTGCTCTCCACCTGGGTGTCCGCCCTCTCCGGCTACGTCCTGGCCAAGTACGACTTTCCCGGCAAGAACGGCGTGTTCAAGGTCCTCCTCATGGGCGTGCTGGTTCCGGGCGTCATCCTGGCCATCCCGCAGTACCTGATGCTGGCCCAGCTGGGCCTGACCAACACGTACTGGTCCGTTCTCCTGCCGCAGATCATCAGCCCCTATGGGATCTACCTGGCCCGCATCTATGCCGCGGCGTCGGTTCCCGGAGACGTGATCGAGGCTGCCCGGACGGAGGGCGCCAAGGACATGTACATCTTCAACCGCATTGCGTTGCCCATGATGCTCCCCGGCCTGGTGACCATCTTCCTGTTCCAGTTCGTGGCCATCTGGAACAACTTCATGCTGCCGTACATCATGCTGGGCGATGACAAGCTGTTCCCGTTGACGGTGGGCCTGAACGGACTGCTCAACCAGGGCGCCACCGCCCCGGCGCTGTACACGCTGGTGCTGGCCGGAGCCCTGCTGTCCATCGTGCCGCTGGTCATCATGTTCCTGTTCCTGCAGCGTTACTGGCGCGTTGACCTCGCCGCCGGCGCCGTAAAGGCCTAG
- a CDS encoding LacI family DNA-binding transcriptional regulator, with amino-acid sequence MMQPQGRPRPKIDDVAREAGVSRGTVSRVLNGGHWVSPPALAAVNAAIKKTGYRVNPHARNLATNKANSVAFLLTETHDRLFADPNFAVLMRGAADALAEHDIPLVLIMAGTDDEQRRATDFLTAGHVDGVLLVSSHGSRKGVIADIIAAGVPAIACGVPLGFEKKMGYVAADDYQGALELLEFLDNGGRKRIATITGPQDTSGGIRRLEAYRAHQGEAFDEALVAPGDYSRESGARAMRELLARVPDVDAVFAANDLMALGALEVLHDAGRRVPEDVAVAGFDDISAASAATPALTTVRQPFDRISEEMVRLLLDVIAGKNHAAITIPTELVVRESA; translated from the coding sequence ATGATGCAACCGCAAGGCCGGCCCCGGCCCAAGATTGACGATGTGGCCAGGGAGGCAGGCGTCTCGCGAGGGACAGTTTCGCGGGTGCTCAATGGCGGGCACTGGGTCAGCCCGCCCGCGTTGGCCGCCGTCAACGCCGCCATCAAAAAGACCGGGTACCGCGTCAACCCCCACGCCCGGAACCTGGCCACGAACAAGGCCAACTCGGTGGCCTTCCTGCTCACCGAAACGCACGACCGCCTGTTCGCCGACCCCAACTTCGCCGTCCTGATGCGCGGCGCCGCCGACGCCCTGGCCGAGCACGACATTCCCCTGGTGCTGATCATGGCCGGCACGGACGACGAGCAGCGCCGGGCCACCGATTTCCTCACCGCCGGCCATGTGGACGGGGTCCTGCTGGTCTCCTCGCACGGCAGCAGGAAGGGCGTCATCGCCGACATCATCGCCGCCGGCGTGCCTGCCATCGCCTGTGGCGTTCCGCTGGGCTTCGAAAAAAAGATGGGCTACGTTGCAGCCGACGACTACCAGGGCGCCCTGGAGTTGCTGGAGTTCCTGGACAACGGCGGCCGGAAGCGGATCGCCACCATCACCGGCCCGCAGGACACCTCCGGCGGCATCCGGCGGCTGGAAGCCTACCGGGCACACCAGGGCGAGGCCTTCGACGAGGCGCTGGTGGCGCCGGGTGATTACAGCCGCGAGAGCGGCGCCAGGGCCATGCGCGAGCTCCTCGCCCGGGTCCCCGACGTGGACGCCGTCTTCGCCGCCAACGACCTCATGGCGCTCGGCGCCCTGGAGGTATTGCACGACGCCGGCCGGCGGGTTCCAGAGGACGTTGCGGTAGCCGGGTTCGACGACATTTCGGCCGCGTCCGCCGCCACGCCGGCCCTGACCACGGTGCGGCAGCCGTTCGACCGGATCAGCGAGGAAATGGTGCGGTTGCTGCTGGACGTCATCGCCGGGAAAAACCATGCCGCCATCACCATTCCCACCGAACTGGTGGTACGGGAGTCGGCCTGA
- a CDS encoding glycoside hydrolase family 53 protein: protein MINPRTTHTPSNRQSGRIRLSGRTLPSGRTLAAVTALALAGTLLAAGPAAAAPGKPSSVGPASVANPGFEAGTAGWSVSGPDGAATVESGGADSAHRLTHYLASDNTVTTSQTVTGLKKGWWTLRASIKSGGPVDSSRLVLSGCGSDGSTVLPSTETDDQWLTLAVSANVAGKCTLSLTTTGAGAWASMDNVTFAEGRVERTFRGADLSGVPKNEDHGAVYATADGTRVDPVEAFADAGANLVRLKVWVNPADGYNTRQQVVEMAKRAQAQGMKVLVDFHYSDRWTDPGAQGVPAAWKGMSAAAMADAVYAHTKDVMAALKAAGITPYAAQVGNEINPGMLWPLGQTWDVDPADGVDGAQWDNLATFLKAGTRAVKDVSPDTRTVLHLTNINNGIGGLTWWFDEVTKRGVPMDVIGLSYYGYWHGTLADLQNAVTTLSQRYGKDVLVVETSYPFTLEDNPNAPWENVIANGSQLVKGYPATPAGQAANFRAVQDVVASAPGGRGIGAVYWEPAWTSVPGNGWDPADPASGNAWENQAVFDFAGRALPALDAFAADDAGTWHRK, encoded by the coding sequence GTGATAAATCCCCGCACGACGCACACTCCCAGCAATCGACAGTCTGGCCGCATACGACTTTCCGGCCGGACGTTGCCCTCCGGCCGGACCCTGGCCGCCGTCACCGCGCTGGCCCTGGCAGGAACGTTGCTGGCTGCCGGTCCAGCCGCTGCGGCCCCGGGCAAGCCATCTAGCGTTGGACCGGCGTCCGTAGCCAATCCGGGCTTCGAAGCGGGAACCGCGGGCTGGTCCGTTTCCGGCCCGGACGGCGCGGCCACGGTGGAGTCCGGGGGAGCCGACTCGGCGCACCGGCTCACCCACTACCTGGCCTCGGACAACACGGTGACCACATCGCAGACCGTCACGGGCCTGAAGAAGGGGTGGTGGACCCTCCGCGCCTCGATCAAGTCCGGCGGCCCGGTGGATTCCTCGCGCCTGGTCCTCTCCGGATGCGGCAGCGACGGTTCCACGGTCCTGCCCTCCACGGAAACCGATGACCAGTGGCTGACCCTCGCCGTCAGCGCCAATGTGGCCGGCAAATGCACCCTCTCCCTTACAACCACTGGGGCCGGGGCCTGGGCCAGCATGGACAACGTGACTTTCGCCGAAGGCCGCGTGGAGCGCACCTTCCGCGGCGCCGACCTCTCCGGCGTTCCCAAGAACGAGGACCACGGCGCCGTGTACGCCACGGCGGACGGCACCCGGGTGGACCCGGTGGAGGCTTTTGCCGATGCCGGCGCCAACCTGGTCCGCCTGAAGGTCTGGGTCAATCCGGCCGATGGCTACAACACCCGGCAGCAGGTGGTGGAGATGGCCAAACGCGCCCAGGCCCAAGGCATGAAGGTGCTGGTGGACTTCCACTACTCCGACCGCTGGACCGATCCCGGGGCCCAGGGCGTTCCCGCAGCCTGGAAGGGCATGTCCGCGGCAGCCATGGCCGACGCCGTGTACGCACACACCAAGGACGTCATGGCTGCACTGAAGGCCGCCGGCATCACGCCGTACGCCGCGCAGGTGGGCAACGAAATCAACCCCGGCATGCTCTGGCCGCTGGGCCAGACCTGGGACGTTGATCCTGCGGACGGTGTGGACGGCGCCCAGTGGGACAACCTTGCCACCTTCCTCAAAGCCGGAACCCGTGCCGTCAAGGACGTCAGCCCGGACACCAGGACGGTGCTCCACCTGACCAACATCAACAACGGCATCGGCGGGCTGACCTGGTGGTTCGATGAAGTCACCAAGCGCGGCGTGCCCATGGACGTCATCGGCCTGTCCTATTACGGGTACTGGCACGGCACCCTGGCGGACCTGCAGAACGCCGTGACCACCCTGTCCCAGCGGTACGGCAAGGACGTGCTGGTGGTGGAGACCTCGTACCCGTTCACCCTCGAGGACAACCCCAACGCCCCGTGGGAAAACGTGATCGCCAACGGGTCCCAGCTCGTCAAGGGCTACCCGGCAACACCGGCGGGCCAGGCCGCCAATTTCCGGGCGGTCCAGGACGTGGTGGCATCCGCTCCAGGCGGACGCGGCATCGGCGCCGTCTACTGGGAGCCCGCCTGGACGTCGGTTCCCGGCAACGGCTGGGATCCGGCCGACCCCGCGTCAGGCAATGCCTGGGAAAACCAGGCAGTCTTCGATTTTGCCGGCCGCGCGCTGCCGGCGCTGGATGCGTTCGCCGCGGACGACGCCGGCACCTGGCACCGGAAGTAG
- a CDS encoding beta-galactosidase, protein MTDVLQAPAPGLAPAPWVQRPAGLCYGGDYNPEQWPREVWVEDIALMREAGINLVSVGIFSWVLLEPREGEYDFEWLDHLVGLLTDAGISIDLGTPTAAPPAWFWKKYPQAHPVTRDGVTLGHGSRGMAAPSSPDYRRAAANITEQLARRYGSHPGVVLWHVHNEYGAPVSESYDGASVAAFRTWLQARYGSLDALNAAWGTLFWGQKYNAWDEIDAPRISASVSNQGQRLDFARFTSNAMLECFIAERDVIRRYAPHIPVTTNFMATNCLSPDYWAWSREVDIVANDHYLVAQRTDNHILLSMDADLTRSLAGNKPWMLMEHSTSAVNWQGRNIAKRPGELARNSLAHVARGADAVMFFQFRASRFGAEKFHSAMLPHAGTGTRIWREVLDLGDDLKKLTAVKGSTVSAKVAILWDVESFWAQDLEWRPSNELTHRERIEAYYSVLWNRGVAVDFAHPESDLSGYDLVLAPALYLVGEPAAANLRNYVRGGGHLVVSYFSGIVDATDTVPPGASPGPLRDLLGLEIHEFLPLREHQAVQLSSGRGTGTIWSEEIHPTTADVVARYQDGPAAPGPAITRNAFGSGTAWYVSTDLDDAGLAAILAEALAHAGLSTGDGHPSGLEVSVRSNGADHFTFLINHTEADASFAVSGLDMVSGERVDGVAAIPAGTVRVIRNPEGSSQP, encoded by the coding sequence ATGACAGACGTCCTGCAGGCCCCAGCACCCGGACTCGCGCCGGCGCCGTGGGTCCAGCGCCCGGCGGGCCTTTGCTACGGCGGGGACTACAACCCGGAGCAGTGGCCCCGCGAGGTGTGGGTTGAGGACATCGCCCTGATGCGCGAGGCCGGCATCAACCTGGTCAGCGTCGGGATCTTCTCCTGGGTCCTGCTGGAACCGCGGGAAGGGGAGTACGACTTCGAGTGGCTGGACCACCTTGTTGGCCTGCTCACCGATGCCGGCATCAGCATCGACCTGGGCACCCCCACCGCAGCCCCGCCGGCATGGTTCTGGAAGAAGTACCCCCAGGCCCATCCCGTGACGCGGGACGGAGTCACCCTGGGCCATGGTTCCCGCGGAATGGCCGCGCCCAGCTCGCCGGACTACCGCCGGGCTGCGGCGAACATCACCGAACAGCTGGCGCGGCGCTATGGTTCCCACCCCGGCGTCGTCCTCTGGCACGTCCACAACGAGTACGGCGCCCCCGTCAGCGAGTCCTACGACGGCGCCTCCGTGGCGGCGTTCCGGACCTGGCTGCAGGCCCGCTACGGCAGCCTCGACGCCCTAAACGCGGCCTGGGGCACCCTCTTCTGGGGCCAGAAGTACAACGCCTGGGACGAGATCGACGCCCCGCGGATCTCCGCGAGCGTCAGCAACCAGGGCCAGCGGCTGGACTTCGCCCGGTTCACCTCCAACGCCATGCTGGAGTGCTTCATCGCAGAACGCGACGTCATCCGCCGCTACGCCCCCCACATCCCGGTGACCACCAACTTCATGGCCACCAACTGCTTGTCCCCGGACTATTGGGCCTGGAGCCGGGAGGTGGACATCGTGGCCAATGACCACTACCTCGTGGCGCAGCGGACGGACAACCACATCCTCCTGTCCATGGATGCCGACCTCACCCGCTCGCTGGCCGGGAACAAGCCGTGGATGCTCATGGAGCACTCCACCAGCGCCGTGAACTGGCAGGGCCGTAATATCGCCAAGCGTCCGGGGGAGCTGGCCCGCAACAGCCTGGCCCACGTGGCCCGCGGCGCCGATGCCGTGATGTTCTTCCAGTTCCGCGCCTCCCGCTTCGGGGCGGAAAAGTTCCACTCGGCCATGCTTCCGCACGCCGGAACGGGAACCCGGATCTGGCGGGAAGTCCTGGACCTGGGCGACGACCTGAAGAAGCTCACGGCCGTGAAGGGCTCCACCGTCAGCGCCAAGGTGGCCATCCTGTGGGACGTTGAATCCTTCTGGGCCCAGGACCTGGAGTGGCGGCCCAGCAACGAGCTGACCCACCGCGAGCGGATCGAGGCCTACTACTCGGTGCTGTGGAACCGTGGCGTCGCCGTGGACTTCGCCCACCCGGAATCGGATCTTTCCGGCTACGACCTGGTGCTGGCCCCTGCCCTGTACCTCGTGGGCGAACCTGCGGCGGCCAACCTGCGCAACTATGTGCGGGGCGGCGGGCACCTGGTGGTGTCCTACTTCTCGGGCATCGTGGACGCCACGGACACCGTTCCCCCGGGGGCTTCGCCCGGTCCGCTGCGTGACCTGCTGGGGTTGGAAATCCACGAGTTCCTGCCCCTGCGCGAACACCAGGCAGTCCAGCTCAGCTCCGGCCGGGGGACCGGCACCATCTGGTCCGAGGAAATCCACCCCACCACCGCGGACGTGGTGGCCCGTTACCAGGACGGTCCGGCCGCACCGGGACCGGCCATCACCCGCAACGCTTTCGGCAGCGGCACGGCCTGGTACGTCTCCACAGACCTGGACGACGCCGGCCTGGCCGCCATCCTGGCGGAAGCACTGGCCCACGCAGGGCTGTCCACGGGAGACGGGCACCCGTCAGGCCTGGAGGTGTCCGTGCGCAGCAACGGCGCCGACCACTTCACGTTCCTGATCAACCACACCGAGGCTGACGCGTCATTCGCAGTCTCGGGACTGGACATGGTCTCCGGTGAAAGGGTGGACGGCGTCGCCGCCATTCCGGCCGGAACCGTGCGGGTCATCCGCAACCCGGAAGGTTCCAGCCAGCCCTAA